From a region of the Janthinobacterium sp. 61 genome:
- a CDS encoding LysR family transcriptional regulator: MDRFDAMRLFTRIVELRSFTQAAHDLGYPKATVTHAIKQLEARLGVRLLQRTTRQVTPTPDGEAYYQRCVCLLADLEETEAVFSSAQKQPAGKLRIDLHATLAMHFVLPVLDQFCARYPRIELEIGMGDRLVDLVREGVDCVLRVGELSDSSMVARRLALLEQLTCASPAYLAAHGTPENLAQLDGHRAVNFFSTQTGKVWPFDFKVAGQRHSVALPGTVSVNNADAYHACCRAGLGLIQAPRYHLEQALAAGELVEVLRDCRPDPLPVSVLYPHHRQLSARVRVFADWVASLFDGVH; this comes from the coding sequence ATGGACCGATTTGATGCAATGCGTCTGTTTACCCGCATCGTCGAGCTGCGCAGTTTCACGCAGGCGGCGCATGACCTTGGCTATCCGAAGGCGACCGTCACGCATGCGATCAAGCAACTCGAAGCGCGGCTGGGCGTGCGCCTGCTGCAGCGGACCACGCGGCAGGTGACGCCCACGCCCGATGGCGAGGCGTATTACCAGCGCTGCGTGTGTCTGCTGGCGGACCTGGAAGAAACGGAAGCCGTGTTTTCCTCGGCGCAGAAGCAGCCGGCAGGCAAGTTGCGCATCGACCTGCACGCGACCCTGGCCATGCATTTCGTCCTGCCCGTACTGGACCAGTTTTGCGCCCGCTATCCGCGGATCGAACTGGAAATTGGCATGGGCGACCGCCTCGTCGACCTGGTGCGCGAAGGCGTCGATTGCGTGCTGCGCGTGGGCGAATTGAGCGACTCGTCCATGGTGGCGCGCCGGCTGGCGCTGCTGGAACAGCTGACGTGCGCCAGCCCCGCCTACCTAGCCGCCCACGGTACGCCGGAGAATCTGGCGCAGCTCGATGGCCACCGCGCCGTGAATTTCTTTTCTACCCAGACGGGCAAGGTCTGGCCCTTCGATTTCAAGGTGGCAGGACAGCGGCACAGCGTGGCCTTGCCGGGCACCGTATCGGTCAACAATGCCGACGCGTATCACGCCTGCTGCCGCGCGGGCCTGGGCTTGATCCAGGCACCCCGCTACCACCTGGAGCAGGCGCTGGCAGCTGGCGAGCTGGTGGAAGTGCTGCGGGACTGTCGTCCCGACCCGCTGCCCGTGTCCGTGCTGTACCCCCATCACCGGCAATTGTCGGCGCGCGTGCGCGTGTTTGCCGATTGGGTCGCCAGCCTGTTTGACGGCGTGCATTAA
- a CDS encoding MetQ/NlpA family ABC transporter substrate-binding protein — protein MNQLRRNLLLVATSLAFATAAHAKDPKELVIGTSSGPYSDQLKLGIKPILEKQGYKVKIVEFNDYVQPNYALAEGSLDANVFQHIVYLTKFATDNKLPLSPLITVPTMPIGLYGGKQKTLAEVKNGATITMPNDPTNQARALVMLAKMGWIKLKPNVDPLRASERDVLENPKKLKLVPLEAAQLPRSLADADYAFVNGNFALAAGMKLTSALSVEKISDSYINLVAIRTADKAKPWVKDLEAAYRSRAFLNATNKYLPGYEKTDYQLALEKTLKK, from the coding sequence ATGAACCAACTTCGCCGCAACCTGCTCCTGGTCGCCACCAGCCTGGCCTTCGCTACCGCCGCCCACGCAAAAGACCCAAAAGAACTCGTCATCGGCACCAGCTCCGGTCCGTATTCCGACCAGCTGAAGCTGGGCATCAAGCCCATCCTGGAAAAACAGGGCTACAAGGTCAAGATCGTCGAATTCAACGACTACGTGCAGCCGAACTACGCGCTGGCCGAAGGCTCGCTGGACGCCAACGTGTTCCAGCACATCGTCTACCTGACCAAGTTCGCCACCGATAACAAGCTGCCCTTGAGCCCCCTCATCACCGTGCCGACCATGCCGATCGGCCTGTACGGCGGCAAACAGAAAACGCTGGCCGAAGTGAAGAACGGCGCCACCATCACCATGCCGAACGATCCGACCAACCAGGCGCGCGCGCTCGTGATGCTGGCCAAGATGGGCTGGATCAAACTGAAACCGAACGTCGATCCGCTGCGTGCTTCCGAGCGCGACGTGCTGGAAAACCCGAAGAAGCTGAAACTGGTGCCGCTGGAAGCGGCGCAGCTGCCGCGTTCGCTGGCGGACGCCGACTACGCCTTCGTCAATGGCAACTTCGCCTTGGCCGCCGGCATGAAGCTGACGTCGGCCCTGAGCGTGGAAAAGATCTCGGACAGCTACATCAACCTGGTGGCCATCCGCACGGCCGACAAAGCCAAGCCATGGGTCAAGGACCTGGAAGCGGCCTACCGCTCGCGCGCCTTCCTCAACGCGACGAACAAATACCTGCCCGGCTACGAAAAGACGGATTACCAGCTGGCACTGGAAAAGACGCTGAAAAAATAA
- a CDS encoding OmpW family protein, producing the protein MKKSATAAAIVLAAIGAFAGNAMAQESPWLVRARAVHIDPADKSAPVGGVGASDRLHVSSKTIPEIDISYFFTPNIAAELILTYPQKHDVKLDGNNIGTFKHLPPTLSLQYHFMPEKQFSPYVGAGINYTNISDVKLLNGAGRLEHDSWGYSLQAGVDYKLDKNWSLNFDIKKVQIRSDVFIGGAKASEVKVDPVLIGVGVGYRF; encoded by the coding sequence ATGAAGAAGTCCGCAACTGCAGCAGCAATCGTCCTGGCCGCCATCGGCGCATTCGCCGGCAATGCAATGGCTCAGGAAAGCCCATGGCTGGTGCGCGCGCGCGCCGTGCACATCGATCCGGCCGATAAATCTGCTCCTGTTGGTGGTGTCGGTGCATCCGACCGCTTGCATGTGAGCAGCAAGACGATTCCTGAAATCGATATTTCGTACTTCTTTACCCCGAATATCGCTGCCGAGTTGATCCTGACCTACCCGCAAAAGCATGACGTCAAGCTCGACGGCAACAATATCGGTACCTTCAAACACCTGCCGCCGACCCTGTCGCTGCAATACCACTTCATGCCTGAAAAACAGTTCAGCCCTTACGTGGGTGCCGGCATCAACTACACGAATATTTCGGACGTGAAATTGCTGAACGGCGCCGGCCGCCTGGAGCATGACAGCTGGGGTTACTCGCTGCAAGCCGGTGTCGACTACAAGCTGGACAAGAACTGGTCCCTGAACTTCGACATCAAGAAAGTGCAGATCCGCAGCGACGTCTTCATCGGTGGCGCCAAGGCCAGCGAAGTCAAGGTCGATCCTGTCCTGATCGGCGTAGGCGTCGGTTACCGCTTCTAA
- a CDS encoding NAD(P)H-dependent oxidoreductase, with amino-acid sequence MQAVLYWKACIMPNTVPKRILIILGHPSSDSFCAALAEAYAATARSEGHTVRELRLGQLDFDQNLHEGYRQVQPLEADLLAAQEAISWAEHLVFAYPIWWGGAPALLKGFVDRVFLPGFAFKYRPGKAFPAQLLKGRTAQLLVTMDTPPWYFRWVYHMPGIHQLRKTTLEFCGVKPVKVASFGPMIDSTEAQRARWLAQAQALARRL; translated from the coding sequence ATGCAAGCTGTTCTTTACTGGAAAGCCTGCATCATGCCCAACACGGTACCAAAACGCATCCTGATCATCCTCGGCCACCCGTCCAGCGACAGTTTCTGCGCCGCCCTGGCCGAGGCCTACGCCGCCACGGCCCGCAGCGAAGGCCATACCGTGCGCGAGCTGCGCCTGGGCCAGCTAGACTTCGACCAGAACCTGCATGAAGGCTACCGCCAGGTACAGCCGCTGGAGGCGGACTTGCTGGCGGCGCAGGAAGCCATCAGCTGGGCCGAACACCTGGTGTTCGCCTACCCCATCTGGTGGGGCGGCGCGCCGGCCCTGCTGAAGGGGTTTGTCGACCGCGTCTTCCTGCCCGGCTTTGCCTTCAAATACCGCCCGGGCAAGGCTTTCCCGGCCCAGCTGCTGAAGGGCCGCACGGCCCAGCTGCTGGTGACGATGGATACGCCGCCCTGGTATTTCCGCTGGGTCTACCACATGCCCGGCATCCACCAGCTACGCAAGACGACCCTGGAATTCTGCGGTGTCAAGCCCGTCAAGGTGGCCAGCTTTGGTCCCATGATCGATTCCACCGAAGCGCAGCGGGCGCGCTGGCTGGCACAGGCGCAGGCGCTGGCCCGGCGCCTGTGA
- a CDS encoding sigma-54-dependent Fis family transcriptional regulator, with translation MPYVRQTSHIDRVRDLIAGRIVNPGADTARLASSYRRSLDDYRLDPASTTGPRILTGAELRTIQQSEEGFLRSTGQCLPRLHAMVREAGYCVILANAHGVTIDYVVDTAQRKDFKKAGLYPGSCWSEEEEGTCGIASVLLDHEAITVHKTDHFRAAFTGLTCSAAPIFSPHGDLIGVLDASALNSPDARDSQRLVKQLVRQGATLIEDGFFLKSYSHCCILLAHRNRHFVEVQPEMLLAIDEHGNVIAANRCARDVIAGLDSLPRPVAEVLEVRAERLFDARAGHNLLSLRLAGGSTWLHARVRAPLRQASARPRAARELPVADGVPEYTPPELAERTRIVNAMNAAKWRPLQAAAMLGVSRATLYRRLKQLHIVPPHRQ, from the coding sequence ATGCCCTACGTCCGCCAGACCAGCCATATCGACCGCGTGCGCGACCTGATCGCCGGCAGGATCGTCAATCCGGGGGCCGATACGGCCAGGCTGGCCTCGTCCTACCGGCGCTCGCTGGACGACTACCGGCTCGATCCCGCCTCCACTACCGGGCCGCGCATTCTGACAGGCGCCGAACTGCGCACCATCCAGCAATCCGAGGAAGGCTTCTTGCGCTCCACGGGCCAGTGCCTGCCGCGCCTGCACGCCATGGTGCGCGAAGCGGGCTACTGCGTCATCCTCGCCAATGCGCACGGCGTGACCATCGATTACGTGGTCGACACGGCCCAGCGCAAGGATTTCAAGAAGGCGGGCCTGTACCCGGGTTCGTGCTGGTCGGAAGAAGAGGAAGGCACCTGTGGCATCGCCTCCGTGCTGCTCGACCACGAAGCCATCACCGTCCACAAGACCGACCATTTCCGCGCCGCGTTCACGGGCCTCACGTGCAGCGCCGCACCCATTTTTTCGCCGCACGGCGACCTGATCGGCGTGCTCGATGCCTCGGCACTGAACTCGCCCGACGCGCGCGACAGCCAGCGCCTGGTCAAACAGCTGGTGCGCCAGGGCGCGACCTTGATCGAGGACGGCTTTTTTCTCAAGTCCTACAGCCATTGCTGCATCCTGCTGGCGCACCGCAACCGCCACTTCGTGGAAGTGCAGCCGGAAATGCTGCTCGCCATCGACGAACATGGCAACGTCATCGCCGCCAACCGCTGCGCGCGCGACGTCATCGCAGGCCTCGATAGCCTGCCGCGGCCCGTCGCCGAGGTGCTGGAAGTACGCGCCGAACGGCTGTTCGATGCGCGCGCGGGGCACAATCTGCTGTCCCTGCGCCTGGCGGGCGGCAGCACCTGGCTGCACGCCCGCGTGCGCGCGCCGCTGCGCCAGGCCAGCGCGCGCCCGCGCGCCGCACGCGAGCTGCCTGTCGCGGACGGCGTGCCGGAATACACGCCGCCGGAGCTGGCCGAGCGCACGCGCATCGTCAACGCCATGAACGCCGCCAAATGGCGCCCGCTGCAGGCGGCGGCCATGCTGGGCGTCTCGCGCGCCACCCTGTACCGGCGCCTCAAGCAGCTGCACATCGTGCCGCCGCACCGGCAATGA
- a CDS encoding NAD(P)/FAD-dependent oxidoreductase, whose translation MQTENTPLDLAVAGILEQLEGLLRASDSTGAAQLFEQDGYWRDLVLFTWNLKTMEGREQIAAMLAAQLGTVQPVSIRIADGEHASEAGGVLQSWITVETKVARGVGFIRIRDGKIWTLLTTMSELKGFEEAKGGRRPMGAEHGARTDRSSWLEQREQEAAELGYARQPYCVIIGGGQGGIALGARLRQLNVPTIIIEKNARPGDSWRKRYKSLCLHDPVWYDHMPYIPFPDNWPVFTPKDKVGDWLEMYTKVMELNYWGSTSCESASFDEATGEWTVQVLRDGQAITLKPKQLVLATGMSGKANMPKFKGMDVFQGEQQHSSQHPGPDAYVGKKVVVVGANNSAHDICAALWEAGVDVTMVQRSSTHIVKSDSLMDLALGDLYSERALAAGMTTAKADLTFASIPYKILADFQKPVFKAIRERDADFYARLEERGFMLDFGDDDSGLFMKYLRRGSGYYIDVGASELVAEGKIKLKSGVGVQELKSRSIVLSDSTELPADLVVYATGYGSMNGWAADLISPEVANKVGKVWGLGSATTKDPGPWEGEQRNMWKPTQQQALWFHGGNLHQSRHYSQYLSLQLKARMEGLTTPVYGQQEVHHLS comes from the coding sequence ATGCAAACCGAAAACACCCCGCTTGACCTGGCCGTGGCAGGCATCCTGGAGCAGCTAGAGGGCTTACTTCGCGCCAGCGACAGCACGGGCGCTGCGCAGCTGTTCGAACAAGACGGCTACTGGCGCGACCTGGTGCTGTTTACCTGGAACCTGAAAACCATGGAAGGCCGCGAACAGATCGCCGCCATGCTGGCCGCCCAATTGGGCACCGTGCAGCCGGTCTCCATCCGCATCGCCGACGGCGAGCACGCCAGCGAGGCCGGTGGCGTGCTGCAAAGCTGGATCACGGTGGAAACGAAGGTGGCGCGCGGTGTAGGCTTTATCCGCATCCGCGACGGCAAGATCTGGACCCTGCTCACCACCATGAGTGAATTGAAGGGCTTTGAAGAAGCCAAGGGCGGCCGCCGTCCGATGGGCGCCGAGCATGGCGCGCGCACGGACCGCAGCAGCTGGCTGGAACAGCGCGAACAGGAAGCGGCAGAACTGGGCTACGCGCGCCAGCCCTATTGCGTCATCATCGGCGGCGGCCAGGGCGGCATCGCGCTGGGTGCGCGCTTGCGCCAGCTCAATGTCCCCACCATCATCATCGAGAAAAACGCCCGTCCCGGCGACAGCTGGCGCAAGCGCTATAAATCGCTGTGCCTGCACGACCCCGTCTGGTACGACCACATGCCGTACATCCCCTTCCCGGACAACTGGCCCGTCTTCACGCCCAAGGACAAGGTGGGCGACTGGCTGGAAATGTACACCAAGGTGATGGAGCTGAACTACTGGGGGTCGACCAGCTGCGAATCGGCCAGCTTCGACGAAGCCACCGGCGAGTGGACGGTGCAGGTGCTGCGCGATGGCCAGGCCATCACCCTGAAACCGAAGCAGCTGGTGCTGGCCACGGGTATGTCGGGCAAGGCAAACATGCCGAAGTTCAAGGGCATGGACGTGTTCCAGGGCGAGCAGCAGCACTCGTCGCAGCATCCGGGACCGGACGCCTATGTCGGCAAGAAGGTTGTGGTGGTCGGCGCGAACAATTCCGCGCACGATATCTGCGCCGCCCTGTGGGAAGCGGGCGTGGACGTGACCATGGTGCAGCGCTCGTCGACGCACATCGTCAAGTCGGACTCGCTAATGGACCTGGCGCTGGGCGACCTGTACTCGGAACGGGCGCTGGCGGCCGGCATGACAACGGCCAAGGCCGACCTGACATTCGCCTCTATCCCGTACAAGATTCTGGCCGACTTCCAGAAACCCGTCTTCAAGGCCATCCGCGAGCGCGACGCGGACTTTTATGCGCGCCTGGAAGAACGGGGCTTCATGCTCGATTTCGGCGACGACGATTCCGGCCTGTTCATGAAATACCTGCGCCGCGGCTCCGGCTACTACATCGATGTGGGCGCCTCGGAGCTGGTCGCCGAGGGCAAGATCAAGCTGAAAAGCGGCGTCGGCGTGCAGGAGCTGAAAAGCCGTTCCATCGTGCTGTCCGACAGCACGGAGCTGCCCGCCGACCTGGTGGTGTACGCTACCGGCTACGGCTCCATGAATGGCTGGGCGGCCGACCTGATCTCTCCCGAGGTGGCCAACAAGGTGGGCAAGGTGTGGGGCCTCGGTTCCGCCACGACGAAAGACCCTGGTCCGTGGGAGGGCGAACAGCGCAATATGTGGAAGCCCACGCAGCAGCAAGCCCTGTGGTTCCACGGCGGTAACCTGCACCAGTCACGCCACTATTCCCAGTATCTGTCGCTGCAGCTGAAAGCGCGCATGGAAGGCTTGACTACCCCCGTGTATGGGCAGCAGGAGGTGCATCACTTGTCGTGA
- the fur gene encoding ferric iron uptake transcriptional regulator, protein MDILRELRDSGLKVTIPRLRILQLFQEGGIKHLSADDVYKLLLAEKIDVGLATIYRVLMQFAEAGILFRRHFESGHAVFELNEGQHHDHLVCTGCGKVDEFVDEGIELRQNEIATERGFVLHEHALSLYGTCAECTAKKIPPRRA, encoded by the coding sequence ATGGATATATTGAGGGAACTGCGTGATTCGGGCTTGAAAGTGACTATCCCCCGCTTGCGGATTCTGCAGCTGTTTCAAGAAGGAGGCATCAAGCACCTGAGTGCGGACGATGTCTACAAACTCTTGCTGGCCGAAAAGATCGACGTGGGCCTGGCCACCATCTACCGCGTGCTGATGCAGTTTGCCGAAGCGGGCATCCTGTTTCGCCGGCATTTCGAATCGGGCCATGCCGTCTTCGAACTCAATGAAGGCCAGCACCACGACCACCTGGTTTGCACGGGTTGTGGCAAGGTCGATGAATTTGTCGATGAAGGCATCGAACTGCGCCAGAATGAAATCGCCACCGAGCGGGGCTTCGTGCTGCACGAGCACGCGCTGTCGCTGTACGGCACCTGCGCCGAGTGCACGGCGAAGAAAATTCCGCCACGCCGGGCCTGA
- a CDS encoding YceI family protein: MKKLLAFIAAAGFSLSAVAAPEVYVIDGSHTFPRFEYTHMGFSTQQSRFNNTTGKVTLDRAAKTGSVEVLIDTKSVDTGSTLFNTHIQGDGFLETDKFPVATYKSTKFNFDGDKLASVDGNLTLKGVTKPVTLTVTSFACAPHPMLKKDACGANATAKIKRSEFNAGKYAPAVSDDVTLTFAIEAIKQ, from the coding sequence ATGAAAAAACTGCTCGCTTTTATCGCCGCTGCCGGCTTCTCGCTGTCCGCCGTTGCCGCTCCTGAAGTCTATGTCATCGATGGCAGCCACACTTTCCCCCGTTTCGAGTACACCCACATGGGCTTCTCGACGCAGCAGAGCCGTTTCAATAACACCACCGGCAAGGTCACCCTGGACCGCGCCGCCAAGACGGGCTCCGTCGAAGTGCTGATCGACACCAAGTCCGTTGACACGGGTTCGACCCTGTTCAATACGCACATCCAGGGCGATGGTTTCCTTGAAACCGACAAGTTCCCGGTCGCCACCTACAAATCGACCAAGTTCAATTTCGACGGCGACAAGCTGGCCTCCGTCGACGGCAACCTGACCCTGAAAGGCGTGACCAAGCCAGTCACCCTGACCGTCACCTCGTTTGCCTGCGCACCGCACCCGATGCTGAAAAAAGACGCTTGCGGCGCCAACGCCACGGCCAAGATCAAGCGTTCGGAATTCAACGCCGGCAAATATGCGCCAGCCGTCAGCGATGATGTCACCCTGACTTTCGCGATCGAAGCGATCAAGCAATAA
- a CDS encoding MerR family transcriptional regulator: MYIGEIARLAGTSPKALRHYETLGLLGDVRRSGAYRVYTQQDLAQVRLIRQAQALGFRLAELLPILAGDNTDWAALSRHIAAKRTQIQQDIARLRQLDAQLADIDTEISDCLARQHLQAAA; encoded by the coding sequence ATGTACATCGGAGAAATCGCCCGCCTGGCGGGCACCTCGCCCAAGGCCTTGCGCCACTATGAAACGCTGGGCTTGCTGGGCGACGTGCGCCGTTCCGGCGCCTACCGCGTCTACACGCAGCAAGACCTGGCGCAAGTCAGGCTCATACGCCAGGCGCAGGCCCTGGGATTCCGCCTGGCCGAACTGCTGCCCATCCTGGCCGGCGACAACACGGACTGGGCCGCCCTGTCGCGTCACATCGCCGCCAAGCGCACACAGATACAGCAGGATATCGCCCGCCTGCGCCAGCTCGACGCGCAGCTGGCCGATATCGACACGGAAATCAGCGACTGCCTGGCACGCCAGCACTTGCAAGCGGCGGCCTGA
- a CDS encoding methionine ABC transporter permease, whose protein sequence is MFEESINNVIKLLPEIWVALGQTMTMLGIGLTAAILIGGPLGILLFLVSEGQSLENRPLSTILGWLVNTVRSFPFIILLVALTPFTRIIAGTSIGPLAAAVPLSFAAIPYLARLVEQNLREVPRGVIEAAHAMGASEMQIIFRVLLVEARSGLVLALTVLSISFLSYSAVAGVVGGGGIGDLAIRYGYYRFETDIMVATVAILIVLVQTIQFAGTRIAKRLDKR, encoded by the coding sequence ATGTTTGAAGAATCGATCAATAACGTCATCAAGCTGCTGCCGGAAATCTGGGTGGCGCTGGGCCAGACCATGACCATGCTGGGCATCGGCTTGACGGCCGCCATCCTGATCGGCGGCCCGCTGGGCATCCTGCTGTTCCTCGTATCGGAAGGCCAGTCGCTGGAAAACCGTCCGCTATCGACGATTTTGGGCTGGCTGGTCAACACCGTGCGCAGCTTCCCCTTCATCATTTTGCTGGTCGCCCTGACGCCGTTTACGCGCATCATCGCGGGCACCTCGATCGGCCCGCTGGCAGCTGCCGTGCCGCTGTCGTTCGCCGCCATTCCCTACCTGGCGCGCCTGGTGGAACAGAACCTGCGCGAAGTGCCGCGCGGCGTGATCGAGGCGGCGCACGCCATGGGCGCATCGGAGATGCAGATCATCTTCCGCGTGCTGCTGGTGGAAGCGCGCTCCGGCCTGGTACTGGCCCTGACCGTGCTGTCGATCAGCTTCCTGTCGTATTCGGCCGTGGCCGGCGTGGTGGGCGGCGGCGGCATCGGCGACCTGGCCATCCGCTACGGCTACTACCGCTTCGAGACGGACATCATGGTCGCCACCGTGGCCATCCTGATCGTACTGGTGCAAACCATCCAGTTCGCAGGCACGCGCATCGCCAAGCGCCTCGACAAACGTTAA
- a CDS encoding YbaN family protein has product MREPLAQSPLREAHGVRLRRWAWTAAGALMVLLGIIGAMLPVMPTTIFLILALACFSRASPRLEHWLLQHPRFGPPLRQWREHRAVSRRGKAMACLGMAIGFVAMCLGHPPWWVIVMVGAMEIAVLIYLLRRPEGPAASGAESAREVDNSR; this is encoded by the coding sequence ATGCGGGAGCCGCTCGCCCAGTCCCCGCTGCGCGAAGCGCACGGCGTGCGTCTGCGCCGCTGGGCCTGGACCGCCGCCGGCGCCCTGATGGTGCTGCTGGGGATCATCGGCGCCATGCTGCCCGTCATGCCAACGACGATTTTCCTGATCCTCGCCCTGGCCTGCTTCAGCCGCGCCTCGCCGCGCCTTGAGCACTGGCTGCTGCAGCATCCCCGCTTCGGCCCGCCGCTGCGCCAGTGGCGCGAACACCGCGCCGTCTCGCGGCGCGGCAAAGCCATGGCTTGCCTGGGCATGGCCATCGGCTTTGTCGCCATGTGCCTGGGCCATCCGCCCTGGTGGGTCATCGTCATGGTGGGCGCCATGGAAATCGCCGTCCTCATCTACCTGTTGCGCCGTCCTGAAGGCCCTGCCGCCAGCGGAGCAGAATCTGCCCGCGAAGTGGACAATAGCAGGTAG
- a CDS encoding methionine ABC transporter ATP-binding protein encodes MTTPHRTPVIRIDGANKTFALPKGEQFHAVKSVTLEVYPGDIFGLIGKSGAGKSTLLRLINLLERPDSGTITVAGRELTRLGKSELRDARQNIGMIFQQFNLLQNASVFDNVAFPLKIHGTTKGEQIAARVEECLALVGLSDKLHSYPAQLSGGQKQRVAIARALASHPDVLLCDEPTSALDAETTRALLDTLRDINARLGVTIVIVSHELSVLGAICNRVAVVENGAIAEQFDLSDTATPRKTALGRELAYYGTEAFEATAWKDATHV; translated from the coding sequence ATGACCACACCACACCGTACGCCGGTGATTCGCATCGACGGCGCGAACAAGACCTTCGCGCTGCCCAAAGGCGAACAATTCCACGCGGTCAAATCGGTCACGCTGGAAGTCTATCCCGGTGATATTTTCGGCCTGATCGGCAAGAGCGGCGCCGGCAAATCGACCTTGCTGCGCCTGATTAACCTGCTCGAGCGCCCCGACAGCGGCACCATTACCGTGGCCGGGCGCGAATTGACGCGCCTGGGCAAGAGCGAACTGCGCGACGCACGCCAGAATATCGGCATGATTTTCCAGCAATTCAATTTGCTGCAAAACGCCAGCGTCTTCGACAACGTCGCCTTCCCCTTGAAAATCCATGGCACCACCAAGGGCGAGCAAATCGCCGCCCGCGTCGAGGAATGCCTGGCGCTGGTGGGCCTGTCCGACAAGCTGCACAGCTATCCGGCGCAATTGTCGGGCGGGCAGAAACAGCGCGTGGCGATTGCACGCGCCCTGGCCAGCCACCCCGATGTGCTGCTGTGCGACGAGCCGACATCCGCGCTGGACGCGGAAACCACGCGCGCCCTGCTCGACACCCTGCGCGACATCAATGCGCGCCTTGGCGTGACCATCGTCATCGTCAGCCATGAGCTGTCGGTACTGGGCGCCATCTGCAACCGCGTGGCTGTCGTGGAAAACGGCGCCATCGCCGAACAATTCGATTTGAGCGACACGGCCACCCCGCGCAAGACGGCGCTGGGACGCGAACTGGCGTATTACGGCACCGAGGCGTTTGAAGCCACCGCATGGAAGGATGCAACACATGTTTGA
- a CDS encoding SpoIIE family protein phosphatase, translating to MHLPRYRTSVAFDLCIPTESVQADASNFAVLELFTERRDMMSLPVTEQQKPIGLISRNIFMSQMSKPFYHEVYGKKSCIAFMDKEPLIVDGAMSIEDLTFRAVEAGEKALADGFIITEDGALAGVGFGLQLMNVVATMQAEKNRQIMHSIDYASVIQRALLRTSDAQLRATLPDAHLEWQPRDVVGGDFYFFERHAGGWFAAIADCTGHGVPGAFMTLIASSALSQALRELGPRDPAALIGTVSRAIKTLLGQDGAGSDNAGHAGSNDGMDCAFLCYDDASASLRFAGAKLALHVVAPGEEALRAIDGARMGVGYVDTPASYCWHNETLAIPAGSLLFITTDGLLDQIGGARDIAYGKRRMREQLLAQRDAPASEAAAALLLDSVAWQGKQPRRDDLTFFCFRL from the coding sequence TTGCATCTTCCCCGTTATCGCACCTCCGTGGCGTTTGATCTGTGCATTCCCACGGAATCAGTGCAGGCCGACGCCAGCAATTTCGCCGTGCTGGAGCTGTTCACGGAACGGCGAGACATGATGAGCCTGCCAGTTACGGAGCAGCAGAAGCCCATCGGCTTGATCAGCCGCAACATCTTCATGTCGCAGATGTCCAAGCCCTTCTATCACGAGGTGTACGGCAAGAAAAGCTGCATCGCCTTCATGGACAAGGAACCGCTGATCGTCGATGGCGCCATGAGCATCGAGGACCTCACCTTCCGTGCCGTGGAAGCGGGCGAAAAAGCGCTGGCCGATGGCTTCATCATCACCGAGGATGGCGCGCTGGCCGGCGTGGGCTTCGGCTTGCAGCTGATGAACGTGGTGGCCACCATGCAGGCCGAAAAGAACCGGCAAATCATGCACAGCATCGATTACGCCAGCGTGATCCAACGCGCCCTGCTGCGCACCTCCGATGCGCAATTGCGCGCCACCCTGCCCGACGCCCACCTGGAATGGCAGCCGCGCGACGTCGTCGGCGGCGATTTCTACTTCTTCGAACGCCACGCAGGCGGCTGGTTTGCCGCCATCGCCGACTGCACGGGCCATGGCGTGCCGGGCGCATTCATGACCCTGATCGCCTCGTCGGCCCTGAGCCAGGCCTTGCGCGAACTGGGGCCGCGCGATCCTGCCGCCCTGATCGGCACCGTCAGCCGCGCCATCAAGACCTTGCTGGGCCAGGACGGCGCCGGCAGCGACAACGCTGGCCACGCCGGTTCGAACGACGGCATGGATTGCGCCTTCTTGTGTTACGACGACGCCAGCGCCAGCCTGCGTTTCGCGGGGGCGAAACTGGCGCTGCACGTGGTGGCGCCCGGCGAAGAGGCCCTGCGCGCCATCGATGGCGCGCGCATGGGCGTGGGCTATGTCGATACGCCCGCCAGCTACTGCTGGCACAACGAGACGCTAGCCATCCCCGCCGGCAGCCTGCTGTTCATCACTACCGACGGCTTGCTCGACCAGATCGGCGGCGCGCGCGACATCGCCTATGGCAAGCGGCGCATGCGAGAGCAGCTGCTGGCGCAGCGCGACGCGCCCGCCAGCGAGGCGGCGGCGGCGCTGCTGCTGGACAGCGTCGCCTGGCAAGGCAAACAGCCGCGCCGCGACGACCTGACCTTTTTCTGTTTCCGCCTGTAG